In Aedes albopictus strain Foshan chromosome 3, AalbF5, whole genome shotgun sequence, the following are encoded in one genomic region:
- the LOC134291446 gene encoding uncharacterized protein LOC134291446 — translation MMTSHHSKDADQLGLPADDRAVCVYCKKYASKDVNWVQCKNCEEWAHFSCAGVDESVVDVDWLCTRCTTTTGQQLNVPKGRKRSNKGKSGSKGESGSVRGSGSVSDLTDQQFEEEQLARERAFEKQMEVREQRLRREMEWNAKQLAMERRMRQLELDAQRKMRDEQLKQEQTLLDEQLAAEKVFLEKRTALRSQMNRSFQKVQSVIDDEGAVGGISEEPTKKVKSWLREQDEFLTPLAVDKRGAYKKGEKPCIVVEPEGSRIESIRSSAGKIRSVYENEADENDENESDDGDATASGRERHTDHWSPIPSEAGGYLRGSVNRAFRLSREQIATRKVVSRTLPKFNGDPEAWPLFISSFEHTTRACGYSNIENLDRLLNSLEGEALNAVRSMLVLPDSVPEVIRDLRRLFGQPERLLRTLLNKVKNAPPPTTENLKTFVTFGITVKQLCDHLEAARLHEHLNNPLMVQQLVEKLPPEYQMKWVEYRRSKHGTPLRLFTDYITGVGDVASEAVAYNSTTKELARNMKPKLTKKKEFVHVHNSSSTHTEGTSNEKPSKPCWICKRTDHRIRFCDDFRKMNIAERLRAVEKEKLCGTCLNKHGDNPCGSKLRCTVKNCKGNHHSLLHRAEESVQLQKVECNKHEGSTRSVIFRMVPVTLHADSKRYDTLAFLDEGSSTTLIDDEVVNLLQVKGQPEPLIVTWTGNINRCENTSQRVAITLSAQGSNEKILLEDVRTVSELLLPRQDMRFSEVSRQYPHLAGLPVKDYRDKRATILVGLDNLHLFAPLESRVGNWNEPIAVRSKMGWTVYGPEKQKPNASTYLNLHSVTPITNRQLHELMREQYALNEIGVTSFAIPEPKEEQRAKAILKSTTKRIGERFETGLLWREDERRFPDSYPMAMRRLKALERKLQRVPVLKQKVCQMIEEYELKGYAHKITDAELSETPITSVWYLPLNVVINPRKPDKIRLVWDAAATVAGISLNSELLKGPDMLVPLPKVVCCFREGPVALGGDIQEMYHQLKIRADDKQAQRFLYQSKDSGAPQIYVMDVATFGATCSPCSAQFVKNINAEQFSDEYPQATSAIVKQHYVDDYYDSVDSVEEAIQRAREVKYIHAKGGFHIRNWVSNSAAFLEALGERSGEEVVHFNRDKGSNCERVLGIVWNPVEDVFSFSTASKAEFVKVLDGEEYPTKRMVLSFVMAQFDPIGLLTPVTVRGKMLVQDLWRTGCDWDEKIDEIAAHKWMRWISLMRSIGSFKLPRSYFGNAKSCEIKDLQLHIFTDASETAYGCVAYFRAVVRGEVRCALVMSRSKVAPLKQISIPRLELMAAVLGARLARTVQESHNFVVDRVVYWTDANVVLSWIRSDQRRYKQFVGFRVGEILSLTKLTDWRWVPTRFNVADQLTKWGKDPEMHPESSWVCGPAFIYKSEHEWPKKELPPPNTMEELRVNLLIHDVKLQEEIIDSSRIAKWTILVRTLATALRFISNCRRKLNGQAIETLKGTERQQKLLKSGAVHGIRVPLKQEEYKRAERCLIKMAQAECFSDEIKVMKRNNNRPVDQWIALEKSSPLSKLTPLIDGEGLIRMEGRCEKAEHLPFDLRFPLILPANCRITNMIVQYFHEKCGHGYRLTVKNQLKQLYHVVHIDAVVKKVASACMWCKVRRNRPRVPREAPLPVQRLTPSLRPFSFVGVDYMGPFEVTVARHKEKRWIALFTCLVTRAIHLEVSFGLTTQSCLMAISRFVARRGWPIEFLSDNGTNFQGASKELLALIQSIELDCADEYTNARTKWTFNPPGTPHMGGVWERLVRSVKEALKALDDGRRLTDEIMQTVVVEAEDIINSRPLTYVEQESDEVDALTPNHFLRGPPSHQYQIVARPPHPAEALRDSFKRSQQLSNELWQRWVNEYVPSLNQRTKWFGETRPLKTGDLVYIVEGSNRKCWVRGRVEEPIMSSDGRIRQAWVRTRTKRYKRSVANLAVLELDDGNTEPEVTPGLGLRAGDC, via the coding sequence ATGATGACTTCGCACCATTCCAAGGACGCGGACCAACTCGGACTCCCAGCAGATGATCGCGCAGTTTGCGTGTATTGCAAAAAGTATGCATCGAAGGATGTCAACTGGGTCCAGTGCAAAAATTGCGAGGAATGGGCTCATTTTTCCTGCGCCGGCGTTGACGAGAGTGTAGTCGATGTGGACTGGCTCTGCACGCGATGTACTACTACCACCGGGCAGCAGCTGAACGTTCCTAAGGGTAGAAAGCGATCAAATAAGGGCAAATCTGGATCGAAGGGCGAATCGGGGTCTGTTCGCGGCAGTGGTTCTGTCTCTGATCTAACTGACCAGCAGTTTGAGGAGGAACAGCTTGCGCGCGAAAGAGCTTTCGAGAAGCAGATGGAGGTTCGGGAGCAAAGATTGCGTCGAGAGATGGAGTGGAATGCAAAACAGCTGGCGATGGAACGTAGAATGCGGCAATTGGAACTGGACGCGCAGCGGAAAATGCGAGACGAACAGCTCAAACAGGAACAAACACTCTTGGATGAACAGTTGGCTGCGGAAAAGGTGTTTCTGGAGAAGCGAACCGCGCTTCGTAGTCAGATGAATCGAAGCTTTCAGAAGGTTCAATCAGTTATCGACGATGAGGGAGCCGTAGGTGGCATTTCGGAGGAACCCACCAAGAAGGTGAAATCTTGGCTTAGAGAACAGGACGAGTTCTTAACTCCTCTGGCAGTAGACAAACGCGGGGCTTATAAGAAAGGTGAGAAACCATGTATTGTAGTGGAACCAGAAGGTTCACGGATTGAATCGATCCGGTCGTCAGCCGGGAAAATTCGGTCAGTCTACGAGAATGAAGCTGATGAAAACGACGAGAACGAGAGTGATGATGGGGATGCGACGGCTTCTGGGAGAGAGAGACACACAGATCACTGGTCTCCTATCCCTAGCGAAGCGGGTGGGTATCTTCGCGGATCCGTCAACCGTGCCTTCAGGTTGTCGCGAGAACAGATTGCTACGAGGAAGGTTGTGTCCAGAACTCTACCTAAATTCAATGGAGATCCAGAAGCGTGGCCACTTTTCATAAGTAGCTTTGAACATACTACCAGAGCTTGCGGCTACTCCAATATTGAGAATCTCGACCGGCTACTGAACAGTTTGGAGGGAGAAGCGCTCAACGCAGTGAGAAGTATGCTAGTGCTTCCAGATTCAGTACCAGAGGTTATTCGAGATTTGCGCAGATTGTTCGGTCAGCCAGAGAGATTGTTGAGAACATTGCTCAACAAAGTTAAAAACGCACCACCACCGACAACGGAAAATTTGAAGACATTCGTCACCTTCGGCATAACGGTCAAACAGTTGTGCGACCATTTGGAAGCTGCACGTCTCCATGAGCACCTTAACAATCCGCTGATGGTTCAACAGCTAGTCGAGAAGCTACCACCGGAATACCAGATGAAATGGGTAGAGTATCGGCGCAGCAAACATGGAACTCCGCTAAGGCTTTTCACCGATTACATCACGGGCGTTGGTGACGTTGCATCCGAAGCAGTAGCATACAATTCGACGACCAAAGAACTGGCACGAAATATGAAACCGAAGCTCACTAAGAAGAAGGAATTCGTCCATGTCCACAACTCATCGTCTACGCATACAGAAGGAACATCAAACGAAAAGCCAAGTAAACCCTGTTGGATCTGCAAGCGTACCGACCACCGAATCCGATTCTGTGATGACTTCCGGAAAATGAATATCGCAGAGCGACTGAGAGCTGTTGAAAAGGAGAAGCTGTGTGGAACTTGTTTGAATAAGCATGGCGACAACCCGTGCGGGTCAAAACTGCGGTGTACGGTCAAAAACTGTAAAGGAAACCATCACAGCCTACTACATAGAGCGGAAGAGTCTGTGCAGCTTCAGAAGGTGGAATGTAACAAACACGAAGGTTCAACGCGTTCAGTGATCTTCCGTATGGTACCGGTGACCCTACACGCTGATAGTAAACGGTATGATACGTTGGCCTTCTTAGACGAAGGTTCGTCTACTACGCTAATAGACGACGAGGTGGTAAATTTACTGCAAGTTAAAGGACAACCGGAACCACTCATCGTTACATGGACAGGGAATATCAACCGTTGTGAGAATACTTCTCAGAGAGTCGCGATAACGTTATCAGCTCAGGGTTCGAACGAAAAGATTCTACTTGAGGATGTTCGTACAGTGTCAGAGCTTCTGCTGCCTCGACAGGATATGCGGTTTTCAGAGGTTTCGAGACAGTATCCTCATCTGGCAGGACTGCCTGTCAAAGATTATCGGGACAAACGAGCGACAATCTTGGTCGGCCTTGACAATCTGCATTTGTTCGCGCCTCTAGAATCTAGAGTAGGTAATTGGAATGAGCCGATAGCGGTCCGATCAAAGATGGGTTGGACGGTTTACGGACCGGAAAAGCAAAAGCCTAACGCTAGTACATACCTAAACCTCCACTCCGTAACACCAATAACCAATCGACAACTACACGAACTGATGCGCGAGCAGTATGCACTGAATGAGATTGGCGTGACGTCATTTGCGATACCAGAACCTAAGGAGGAACAAAGAGCAAAAGCGATTCTTAAATCAACGACGAAACGGATCGGGGAGCGGTTTGAAACTGGATTGCTTTGGCGAGAAGATGAACGAAGGTTTCCTGATAGCTATCCAATGGCTATGCGCAGATTGAAGGCGCTGGAACGGAAGTTGCAAAGAGTTCCAGTGTTGAAGCAGAAAGTTTGTCAGATGATTGAGGAGTACGAGCTGAAGGGATATGCGCACAAAATCACTGATGCAGAACTTTCCGAAACACCCATTACTTCTGTTTGGTATCTGCCACTAAACGTAGTAATAAACCCACGAAAACCCGATAAAATACGCCTGGTTTGGGACGCTGCGGCTACTGTCGCAGGCATATCACTGAATTCGGAGTTGCTTAAAGGGCCGGACATGTTGGTGCCTCTCCCAAAAGTCGTCTGCTGCTTCCGGGAAGGTCCTGTCGCCCTTGGGGGCGACATCCAAGAGATGTATCACCAATTGAAAATTAGAGCCGACGACAAACAAGCGCAACGCTTCCTGTATCAGTCAAAGGACTCAGGAGCTCCGCAGATATATGTGATGGATGTGGCTACTTTCGGAGCCACCTGTTCACCTTGCTCTGCCCAGTTCGTTAAAAACATAAATGCAGAGCAGTTTTCGGACGAATACCCTCAGGCAACCTCAGCAATCGTGAAACAGCACTACGTGGATGACTACTACGACAGCGTGGATTCAGTTGAGGAAGCAATCCAACGAGCTAGAGAAGTAAAATACATCCACGCGAAGGGCGGCTTCCACATCAGGAACTGGGTGTCAAACTCGGCTGCGTTTCTAGAAGCGTTGGGAGAAAGGAGCGGCGAAGAAGTTGTGCACTTTAATCGAGACAAAGGATCAAATTGCGAGCGGGTTCTGGGAATCGTTTGGAATCCTGTGGAAGACGTCTTTTCCTTTTCTACAGCCTCAAAGGCGGAATTTGTGAAGGTTCTAGATGGCGAGGAGTACccaacgaaacgaatggttctgAGCTTCGTAATGGCACAATTCGATCCGATCGGGCTTCTTACTCCAGTTACTGTACGCGGCAAGATGCTGGTGCAAGACCTTTGGAGAACAGGTTGCGACTGGGATGAAAAGATCGATGAAATAGCGGCACACAAATGGATGCGATGGATAAGTCTGATGCGGAGTATTGGATCGTTCAAGCTACCACGCAGCTACTTCGGGAATGCTAAATCGTGCGAaataaaggacttgcagttgcaCATATTCACAGATGCGAGTGAGACAGCGTATGGTTGTGTGGCGTACTTCCGCGCGGTAGTACGCGGAGAAGTGAGGTGCGCACTAGTAATGAGTCGCTCCAAAGTAGCACCGCTGAAACAAATATCGATTCCTCGCTTAGAGCTCATGGCTGCAGTTTTGGGAGCAAGATTAGCCCGGACGGTTCAAGAGAGTCACAACTTCGTAGTCGACCGAGTAGTGTATTGGACGGATGCAAACGTAGTACTATCGTGGATTCGATCCGACCAGCGTCGATACAAACAATTTGTGGGTTTTCGGGTTGGAGAAATTCTCAGCTTGACCAAATTGACTGACTGGCGCTGGGTGCCAACACGTTTCAACGTGGCAGATCAACTTACGAAGTGGGGAAAAGATCCAGAAATGCATCCAGAAAGCTCATGGGTGTGCGGACCAGCCTTCATCTACAAATCAGAACATGAGTGGCCAAAAAAGGAGTTGCCGCCCCCTAACACCATGGAAGAACTTCGCGTGAATTTGCTGATACACGACGTCAAGCTTCAAGAGGAAATTATAGACTCCTCACGCATAGCAAAATGGACTATCCTAGTGCGAACTTTGGCGACAGCTTTGCGATTCATTTCAAACTGCCGGCGAAAACTTAACGGACAGGCGATAGAGACTCTTAAAGGAACGGAGCGACAACAGAAACTTTTGAAGAGTGGTGCTGTTCATGGGATTCGTGTGCCGTTGAAGCAAGAAGAATACAAAAGGGCTGAACGATGTTTGATAAAGATGGCACAAGCGGAGTGTTTTAGCGACGAAATTAAGGTGATGAAACGGAACAACAATCGTCCGGTTGATCAATGGATCGCGCTAGAAAAATCTAGTCCGTTGAGCAAGTTGACACCCTTAATCGACGGAGAAGGTTTGATTCGAATGGAAGGTCGGTGCGAGAAGGCTGAACATTTGCCGTTCGACTTGAGGTTTCCACTTATACTGCCCGCTAACTGTAGAATCACAAACATGATCGTCCAATACTTCCACGAAAAGTGCGGGCATGGATACAGGCTGACAGTGAAGAATCAATTGAAGCAACTGTATCACGTGGTTCACATCGACGCAGTTGTGAAAAAGGTGGCATCAGCGTGCATGTGGTGCAAAGTACGACGCAATCGTCCGCGGGTCCCGCGGGAGGCACCACTACCAGTGCAGCGTTTGACACCAAGCCTTCGTCCCTTCAGCTTCGTCGGGGTCGACTACATGGGACCATTTGAAGTGACGGTGGCACGtcacaaagaaaaacgatggattGCCTTGTTCACTTGCTTGGTGACTAGGGCAATTCACTTGGAAGTGTCCTTTGGACTCACTACCCAGTCTTGTTTAATGGCGATCAGCCGGTTCGTCGCTCGAAGAGGCTGGCCGATAGAGTTCCTATCCGACAACGGTACAAATTTTCAAGGTGCCAGTAAAGAATTGTTAGCGTTGATCCAGAGTATTGAGCTAGATTGCGCTGATGAGTACACTAATGCCAGAACAAAATGGACCTTTAACCCTCCTGGGACACCCCACATGGGAGGCGTGTGGGAACGCCTAGTGCGTTCGGTTAAGGAGGCCCTAAAAGCTCTAGACGACGGAAGGCGATTAACAGATGAAATTATGCAAACAGTCGTTGTTGAAGCGGAGGATATTATTAATTCTCGACCGCTTACATACGTGGAACAGGAATCGGATGAAGTAGACGCGCTGACTCCGAACCATTTCCTACGTGGACCACCGTCGCATCAATATCAGATAGTGGCTAGACCCCCACATCCAGCAGAAGCCCTACGAGATTCTTTCAAGCGTTCCCAACAGCTGTCCAACGAACTTTGGCAACGCTGGGTCAACGAGTATGTTCCATCATTGAATCAACGGACAAAGTGGTTCGGTGAAACGAGGCCACTGAAGACTGGCGACTTGGTGTATATTGTAGAAGGGAGTAACCGGAAGTGCTGGGTACGCGGGAGAGTGGAGGAACCTATCATGTCCAGCGATGGCCGTATTCGACAGGCATGGGTGCGAACGAGGACTAAGCGATACAAGAGATCTGTTGCTAACTTGGCCGTTTTAGAGTTGGACGATGGTAACACCGAACCGGAAGTCACCCCCGGTTTAGGGTTACGGGCCGGGGATTGTTGA